The Rhinoderma darwinii isolate aRhiDar2 chromosome 11, aRhiDar2.hap1, whole genome shotgun sequence genome window below encodes:
- the LRRTM3 gene encoding leucine-rich repeat transmembrane neuronal protein 3 → MGFNPYRLLRGSAVFLLLALLLFMAMLSSAERGCPTGCRCDGKMFYCESQKLQEIPSSISPGCVGLSLRYNSLYVLKYNQFKGLNQLTWLYIDHNHISSIDENAFNGIRRLKELVLSSNRISHLLNNTFRPATNLRNLDLSYNTLQKLGLGQFKGLRKLQSLHLRSNLLRTIPVRIFQDCRNLELLDLGYNRIRSLARNVFTGMIRLKELHLEHNHFSKLNLALFPRLVSLQNLYLQWNRISLIGQTMSWTWTSLQRLDLSGNEIEAFSGPSVFQCVPNLQRLNLDSNKLTFIGQEILDSWGSMTDVGLAGNIWECSRNICSLVNWLKSFKGLRDNTIICASPKDLQGINVVQAVKSYNICSKNVTESRELKTTGRNTTLKHKITRTKHESNHSMPPTVGVTGPGYDTSGDTDSVSLHKIIAGTIALFLSVLVISLVIYVSWKRSPAGVRHLQQATLMKNHSQTKRSSLTQISLTPQEFYVDYKPATSRETCESISSAGPCTYTKTGSRECEV, encoded by the exons ATGG GTTTCAACCCTTATCGGTTATTAAGAGGATCAGCTGTATTCCTGCTTCTAGCCCTGCTGCTTTTCATGGCTATGCTCTCCTCTGCTGAACGTGGGTGCCCTACAGGATGTAGGTGTGATGGAAAAATGTTTTATTGCGAGTCTCAGAAGCTGCAGGAAATCCCTTCATCAATATCTCCTGGATGTGTTGGGTTATCTCTTCGATATAACAGCCTCTACGTACTGAAATATAATCAATTCAAAGGTCTTAATCAGCTCACTTGGCTGTACATAGACCATAACCATATTAGCAGTATTGATGAGAATGCATTCAATGGGATCCGACGATTAAAGGAGCTGGTTCTGAGTTCTAACAGGATTTCTCATCTTCTGAATAACACCTTCCGACCAGCCACTAACCTGAGAAACCTAGATCTGTCCTACAATACCCTACAAAAACTTGGTTTGGGCCAGTTCAAGGGCCTGAGGAAACTGCAGAGCTTACACTTAAGGTCTAATTTATTAAGAACCATTCCAGTTAGAATATTTCAGGATTGCAGAAATCTAGAACTTCTGGATCTAGGTTATAACAGAATCCGGAGtttggccagaaatgtttttaccgGTATGATCAGATTAAAggaactgcatttggagcacaatCATTTCTCCAAACTCAACCTGGCGCTTTTTCCAAGGCTGGTCAGTCTACAAAACCTCTATCTACAGTGGAACAGAATCAGTCTTATAGGACAAACCATGTCTTGGACTTGGACCTCATTacaaagacttgatttatctggcAATGAGATTGAGGCATTCAGCGGTCCAAGTGTATTTCAATGTGTTCCAAACCTTCAGAGGCTTAACCTGGATTCCAATAAGTTGACCTTTATAGGCCAGGAAATCTTGGACAGCTGGGGATCTATGACAGATGTAGGCCTGGCAGGGAATATCTGGGAGTGTAGTCGAAATATCTGCTCTTTGGTCAACTGGCTAAAAAGTTTTAAAGGCTTACGAGACAACACCATTATTTGTGCCAGCCCAAAGGATCTGCAGGGGATCAATGTCGTCCAGGCAGTAAAAAGCTACAATATTTGCAGCAAAAATGTCACGGAAAGCCGGGAGCTGAAAACCACGGGGCGGAATACAACACTGAAACACAAAATAACAAGAACTAAACATGAAAGTAACCATTCAATGCCTCCGACTGTTGGAGTGACAGGACCTGGCTATGATACCAGTGGGGATACAGATAGTGtttctttacataaaattatAGCAGGGACTATTGCACTGTTCCTGTCAGTATTAGTGATATCCTTAGTAATCTATGTGTCATGGAAAAGGTctccagcaggtgtaagacatctGCAGCAGGCAACTCTTATGAAAAATCACAGCCAAACAAAAAGATCATCCCTAACACAAATTAGCCTAACGCCACAGGAATTTTATGTAGACTACAAGCCTGCAACTTCCAGAGAAACGTGTGAATCCATAAGCAGTGCTGGGCCCTGCACGTATACTAAAACAGGTTCCAGGGAATGTGAGGTATAA